The Drosophila biarmipes strain raj3 chromosome 2L, RU_DBia_V1.1, whole genome shotgun sequence genome has a window encoding:
- the LOC108028934 gene encoding accessory gland protein Acp29AB-like — protein MFKLAILLYVIITGNRYSSLADHAPSMCLLQDPPNQCGEFCLTALKPLIDHIANHQELWNSRDAFKLNETQTNLARIKEQLEAVQGTLKDISAADFKGRLTQIEDHQTALESQLKSVQIKMEAQQTALLESLSKVNKKSIPPNFKRMGSRFFDIESNLKLDWKSAEDSCRQVGGHLAIIQSGEEFAAINANLDRTSIYWLGITEHANRTDFVSLNSDQLAPFLKWQPGEPKYIDKSSHCVVIYKGQMWVDPCKQKALFICQADDVI, from the coding sequence ATGTTCAAGCTAGCAATTCTTCTATACGTGATTATTACTGGAAACCGATACAGCTCTCTAGCAGATCACGCTCCTTCTATGTGCTTATTACAAGATCCTCCAAACCAATGCGGGGAGTTCTGCCTTACTGCCTTGAAGCCTCTGATCGATCACATTGCCAATCACCAGGAGCTGTGGAACTCCCGAGATGCGTTCAAATTGAATGAAACACAGACGAATCTAGCCAGGATTAAGGAACAACTGGAAGCCGTTCAAGGAACATTGAAGGATATAAGCGCTGCGGATTTCAAGGGAAGACTCACGCAAATTGAAGACCACCAAACAGCCTTAGAAAGCCAACTTAAATCTGTGCAGATTAAGATGGAAGCCCAACAAACAGCTTTACTGGAATCCCTGTCCAAAGTTAACAAGAAAAGCATACCGCCGAACTTCAAGCGGATGGGCTCAAGGTTCTTTGACATTGAGAGCAACCTTAAGCTGGATTGGAAGAGTGCTGAGGACTCCTGTCGCCAGGTTGGTGGACACCTCGCCATCATCCAAAGCGGTGAAGAGTTCGCGGCCATCAATGCCAATCTCGACAGGACTTCAATCTACTGGCTGGGCATTACCGAACACGCCAACCGAACTGACTTTGTGTCCTTAAATTCCGACCAACTAGCACCTTTTTTGAAGTGGCAACCGGGTGAACCCAAATACATAGATAAATCCAGTCATTGCGTGGTCATCTATAAAGGGCAAATGTGGGTGGATCCTTGCAAGCAGAAAGCTCTCTTCATATGCCAGGCGGACGATGTGATTTAG